In the genome of Pseudomonas protegens, one region contains:
- a CDS encoding VWA domain-containing protein produces MDQGRHGASRAAGSGSINWPGTLLKGRPRLRADLLFRLRSRSPHELWLVIVDASASTRRHSALSDAKGLLAQLFDDAYRQRARLALLTASGRAPNWQVQGLKASKDLWHWLDGLGAGGGTPLPQALSEATQWLEQRQRRLPAEQQRVLLITDGRLKSLPLLQPLNCPTLLLDIERGPIRLGRARELAARLNATYQHLDL; encoded by the coding sequence CTGGATCAAGGTCGGCACGGCGCCAGTCGCGCAGCCGGCAGCGGTTCGATCAACTGGCCCGGCACCTTGCTCAAGGGCCGGCCACGGTTGCGTGCGGACCTGCTGTTTCGCCTGCGCAGCCGTTCGCCCCATGAGCTGTGGCTGGTGATCGTCGACGCCTCGGCCTCGACCCGTCGCCACAGTGCCCTGAGCGACGCCAAGGGCCTGCTGGCGCAACTGTTCGACGACGCCTACCGCCAGCGCGCGCGCCTGGCCCTGCTCACCGCCAGCGGCCGCGCGCCGAACTGGCAAGTGCAGGGCCTGAAGGCCTCCAAGGACCTGTGGCACTGGCTCGACGGCCTCGGCGCCGGCGGCGGCACGCCCTTGCCGCAAGCCCTGAGCGAAGCGACCCAGTGGCTGGAGCAGCGCCAGCGCCGCCTGCCGGCGGAGCAGCAGCGTGTACTGCTGATCACCGATGGCCGGCTGAAAAGCCTGCCGCTGTTGCAGCCCCTGAACTGCCCGACCTTGCTGCTCGACATCGAACGCGGCCCGATCCGCCTGGGCCGGGCCCGGGAACTGGCGGCGCGGCTCAACGCCACCTACCAGCACCTCGACCTGTAA
- a CDS encoding phospholipase D-like domain-containing protein, whose product MRVLVRNDKDDFRVKAYAGTNGVLLAMDLDASRRQGLLGFAIEKQTGSKPWLFLFNSLTFPGKAHTFPQYNATPSDQAPLQKFRWADYAVNPGTTLNYRVHLVYGSPEAPQLGEALELSISADNGQPPGQRVIFNRAVAASQAFSRKFPELDALLSANKNLAIEDWPDAPRQWLENGLLEELLGFIQRATDASWSLDIAIYEYQLQAIIEAVNAAFDRGVQVRVLYHAAPGDADTTLNQASLQHLPQDCKRGRVTHAIFHDKFIVLSRLDATGQRQPQSVLCGSTNFTANGVYRQANVLHSLDRADLAARYLEVFEQVWATPADVGATRQWLTQNNPMQPQAPLFAGFSPRSGQGDLSEFVDIINGARRDLLFVTAFALPDSILDALLGQPHDDVLRYGLQNTASRITGFHADRSAEFAATALLNNGLEGWLKEGLKGQKGNLLVHTKAIVTDFTSEAPVIISGSHNLSVGASQSNDENFLIIRGDTDLADRYGLELLRFYEHYRFRYFAKQLALKQVQPLAVDDSWSNPYYLEGDLRQLSRLRFSGR is encoded by the coding sequence ATGCGGGTACTGGTGCGTAACGATAAGGACGATTTTCGGGTCAAGGCCTACGCCGGGACCAACGGGGTGCTGCTGGCCATGGACCTGGACGCTTCGCGGCGCCAGGGCCTGCTGGGGTTCGCCATCGAGAAGCAGACTGGCAGCAAGCCCTGGCTGTTTCTGTTCAACAGCCTGACCTTTCCCGGCAAGGCCCACACCTTTCCCCAATACAACGCCACCCCCAGCGATCAGGCACCGCTGCAGAAATTCCGTTGGGCCGACTACGCGGTCAACCCCGGCACCACCCTCAACTACCGGGTGCACCTGGTGTATGGCAGCCCGGAGGCGCCGCAACTGGGCGAAGCCCTGGAGTTGAGCATCAGCGCCGACAACGGCCAGCCTCCGGGGCAGCGGGTGATCTTCAACCGTGCAGTGGCCGCCAGCCAGGCGTTCTCGCGCAAGTTTCCCGAGCTCGATGCGCTGCTCAGCGCCAACAAGAATCTGGCCATCGAGGACTGGCCGGACGCGCCCCGGCAGTGGCTGGAAAACGGCCTGTTGGAGGAATTGCTGGGCTTTATCCAGCGCGCCACCGACGCCAGCTGGAGCCTGGACATCGCCATCTACGAGTACCAGTTGCAGGCGATCATCGAGGCCGTCAACGCCGCCTTCGACCGTGGCGTGCAGGTGCGGGTGCTGTACCACGCCGCCCCCGGCGATGCCGACACCACGCTGAACCAGGCCAGCCTGCAACACCTGCCGCAGGACTGTAAACGCGGGCGGGTGACCCACGCCATCTTCCACGACAAGTTCATCGTCCTCAGCCGCCTCGACGCCACGGGCCAGCGCCAGCCGCAATCGGTGCTCTGCGGCAGCACCAACTTCACCGCCAACGGCGTCTACCGCCAGGCCAATGTGCTGCACAGCCTCGACCGCGCCGACCTGGCCGCGCGCTACCTGGAGGTGTTCGAACAGGTCTGGGCGACCCCGGCGGACGTGGGCGCCACCCGTCAATGGCTGACCCAGAACAATCCCATGCAGCCGCAGGCGCCGCTGTTCGCCGGGTTTTCCCCGCGCAGCGGTCAGGGCGATCTCAGCGAATTCGTCGACATCATCAACGGCGCCCGCCGCGACCTGCTGTTCGTCACCGCCTTCGCCTTGCCCGACAGCATTCTCGATGCCTTGCTCGGCCAGCCCCACGACGATGTGCTGCGCTACGGCCTGCAGAACACCGCCAGCCGCATCACTGGTTTCCACGCCGACCGCAGCGCCGAGTTCGCCGCCACCGCGCTGCTCAACAACGGCCTGGAAGGCTGGCTCAAGGAAGGGCTCAAGGGCCAGAAGGGCAACCTGCTGGTGCACACCAAGGCCATCGTCACCGACTTCACCAGCGAGGCGCCGGTGATCATCAGCGGCAGCCACAACCTCAGCGTCGGCGCCAGCCAGAGCAACGACGAGAACTTCCTGATCATCCGGGGCGACACCGACCTGGCGGACCGCTACGGCCTGGAGCTGCTGCGCTTCTACGAGCACTACCGGTTCCGCTACTTCGCCAAGCAGCTGGCCCTCAAGCAGGTCCAGCCGCTGGCGGTGGACGACAGTTGGAGCAACCCCTACTACCTGGAAGGGGATCTGCGCCAGCTGTCGCGGCTGCGTTTTTCCGGGCGTTGA
- a CDS encoding tyrosinase family protein, protein MVYVRRDVWKLSGDWDPTLLWYARAVGVLRQRSITDRTSWRFLAAIHGFSKSWWTMDGYLKVGEGLPKESEQLLYWNQCQHSNWFFLPWHRGYLASFEQIVRDAVVQLGGPKDWALPYWNYNEGQQSLNLPPCFAAKTLPNNEGPNPLYVENRFGISGDGNVVLNADLIGLGCLDDPKFEGGREGTPPGFGGTAKSLLRSGVTGGLESCPHNVVHTEVGGLDQVRIAPDGSRQTVRGLMSYPNTAALDPIFWLHHANIDRLWQVWLDSPEEHSNPDKSHWYNGPDKLSRPFIVPQVDGEPWQFKVAEVLDTLAPRLNYRYDTTAPAKSRGNRLHQRLQRLGLAADQLQNFSHSGALMAKEPETEVIGANRAPLEIVGHSVQTSVQLDKQGTQQVFNSLKSNLLAVSLTPPDRVFLNLENIRGNSDAVLLEVYVNLPADADPAQHPELRAGVLSLFGVSDASRTDHEHGGHGITEVFEITDIIDALHLGGITSADQLNIRLVSRAAVLAEDQITVARVSLTRLGG, encoded by the coding sequence ATGGTTTATGTACGGCGTGATGTATGGAAATTGAGTGGCGATTGGGACCCGACCCTGTTGTGGTATGCCAGAGCGGTGGGGGTCCTGCGTCAGCGCTCGATCACTGATCGCACCAGTTGGCGATTCCTCGCGGCGATTCACGGCTTCTCCAAGTCGTGGTGGACGATGGACGGCTATCTCAAGGTCGGTGAGGGGCTACCGAAGGAATCGGAGCAGTTGCTGTACTGGAACCAATGCCAGCACTCCAACTGGTTCTTTCTGCCCTGGCATCGCGGTTACCTGGCGTCCTTCGAACAGATTGTCCGCGACGCGGTCGTCCAACTGGGCGGTCCCAAGGATTGGGCCTTGCCTTATTGGAATTACAACGAGGGGCAGCAGTCCCTGAATTTGCCTCCCTGCTTTGCTGCCAAGACCCTTCCCAATAACGAGGGGCCCAATCCACTGTATGTGGAAAACCGTTTTGGCATTTCGGGTGATGGCAACGTGGTGCTCAACGCTGACCTGATAGGCCTCGGCTGTCTGGATGACCCGAAGTTCGAGGGCGGTAGAGAAGGCACTCCACCCGGCTTTGGCGGCACCGCGAAATCCCTGCTTAGAAGCGGTGTCACGGGCGGCCTGGAGTCGTGCCCGCACAACGTCGTGCATACCGAAGTCGGTGGCCTCGATCAGGTGCGAATAGCCCCCGATGGCAGTCGGCAGACTGTTCGCGGCCTGATGAGCTACCCCAATACGGCGGCGCTGGACCCGATCTTCTGGCTACACCATGCCAATATCGACCGCTTGTGGCAGGTCTGGCTGGACAGCCCCGAGGAGCACAGCAACCCCGACAAGTCCCACTGGTATAACGGCCCCGACAAATTGAGCCGGCCTTTTATCGTGCCTCAGGTCGATGGTGAACCATGGCAGTTCAAGGTGGCGGAGGTACTCGATACCCTGGCGCCCAGGCTCAACTATCGATACGACACCACGGCTCCCGCCAAGAGCCGCGGCAACCGCCTGCACCAGCGCTTGCAGCGCCTGGGGCTGGCAGCCGATCAATTGCAGAACTTTAGCCACAGCGGAGCATTGATGGCCAAGGAGCCGGAAACAGAGGTGATAGGGGCCAACCGGGCGCCGCTGGAAATAGTCGGGCACTCGGTGCAGACCTCGGTGCAACTGGACAAGCAGGGCACGCAACAGGTGTTCAACAGCCTGAAGTCGAACCTGCTCGCAGTCAGCCTTACGCCGCCGGACCGGGTGTTCCTCAACCTGGAAAACATTCGCGGCAACAGCGATGCAGTGTTGTTGGAGGTCTATGTCAACCTGCCGGCCGATGCCGATCCGGCCCAGCATCCAGAGCTGCGGGCCGGGGTCTTGTCGTTGTTCGGGGTAAGCGATGCCAGTCGTACCGACCACGAGCATGGCGGGCACGGCATCACCGAGGTGTTCGAGATCACCGATATCATCGATGCCTTGCACCTGGGTGGCATCACTTCGGCGGATCAACTGAATATCCGCCTGGTCTCCAGAGCGGCAGTGCTGGCCGAGGACCAGATCACGGTGGCGCGGGTCAGCCTCACCCGGTTGGGCGGTTGA
- a CDS encoding DUF2182 domain-containing protein, with protein sequence MLRGLRPLGQNPRPWLLLTSLVGWGWLLGSTAMLSIPAFCGSLPLAGYALGWQGIEQALLFNPPQQLLQGWWLMLLAMLPLLLVQPLLYVWHRSLRRKRWQGVALFVLGFGAIWSLAGVMLMALVVAVRVWFGLSVWQGFFAVLLLCLVWQASPFKQHCLNQCHRQPRICAFGLGYLRDCLGFGLSAGGWCVGSCWPLMLLPVLLEQGHVALMLLGMLWMLYERLLRPRVVRWYWPWPRHPRGLS encoded by the coding sequence GTGCTACGCGGGCTGCGACCACTGGGGCAAAACCCGCGGCCCTGGTTGCTGCTGACCAGCCTGGTGGGGTGGGGGTGGTTGCTGGGATCGACGGCGATGCTGTCGATTCCGGCGTTTTGCGGCAGCCTGCCGTTGGCTGGTTATGCCCTTGGCTGGCAGGGCATCGAGCAGGCATTGCTGTTCAATCCACCGCAGCAGTTGTTGCAGGGCTGGTGGCTGATGCTGCTTGCCATGTTGCCGCTGCTGTTGGTGCAACCCTTGCTTTACGTCTGGCACCGTAGCTTGCGGCGCAAGCGTTGGCAGGGTGTTGCCCTGTTCGTGCTGGGCTTCGGCGCGATCTGGAGCCTGGCGGGGGTGATGCTGATGGCGCTGGTGGTGGCGGTCCGGGTGTGGTTTGGCCTGAGTGTGTGGCAGGGGTTTTTCGCCGTGTTGCTGCTGTGTCTGGTCTGGCAGGCCTCGCCGTTCAAGCAACATTGCTTGAACCAGTGCCACCGGCAGCCGCGGATCTGTGCCTTTGGCCTGGGGTATTTGAGGGACTGCCTGGGTTTTGGCCTGTCCGCCGGGGGGTGGTGCGTAGGCTCTTGCTGGCCGCTGATGCTGTTGCCGGTGCTGCTGGAGCAGGGGCATGTGGCGCTGATGTTGCTGGGCATGCTGTGGATGCTCTATGAACGCCTGTTGCGGCCTCGGGTCGTGCGCTGGTACTGGCCCTGGCCGCGGCATCCACGGGGACTGTCCTAG
- a CDS encoding thiamine pyrophosphate-binding protein, which produces MASTDNFSVADYLLTRLQQLGLRKVFQVPGDYVSHFMSALDDFDGIDAVGEINEMAAAYAADGYARYAGIGAVSLQYSVGTFSGLNAIAGAYVERNPVVLISASPTAQNRELIWSQDVLFHHSTGDLEVGRKVFEPVTVASLILDDSLRAPALIDEALVKAISERRPIYLEAWQNVWGEPCPPPQGELRALPARCDTLSMNAAIEASLLRLDGARSPLIMLGIEIARYGLQEQAMRLIEASGLPFTTTLEAKTVVDESHPQFIGTYAGPASRPWTQAYMQDVDCILALGVIFTDDYLQLLHEDFSRIILVNSQLARTGLQYYPHVPLPQYLQRLLGAMGLDSDYPLRNHVPEPVRPPLLQQGLADDALGYELFLEILDGFARQQNLWADSSLILGESSALYAASNINGLPRDSFVADAIWGSLGHETGCALGVYLASGRRPIVVAGDGGFMMICQSLSTLARNRVNALVFVMSNEVYAIEQAFVDISAFEPGGQFAPFDILPSWDYPALAKGFGAEGFKVSTRSGLEQLLPQLLKLKDRPALIQVVIPQQDLAPQIRRLAKPDGELFVARHSHDND; this is translated from the coding sequence ATGGCCAGCACTGACAACTTCAGCGTCGCCGACTACCTGCTGACCCGCCTGCAGCAACTGGGCCTGCGCAAGGTGTTTCAGGTACCGGGGGACTACGTCTCGCATTTCATGTCGGCCCTGGACGACTTCGACGGCATCGACGCGGTGGGCGAAATCAATGAAATGGCCGCGGCCTACGCGGCCGACGGTTATGCCCGCTACGCCGGGATCGGCGCGGTCTCGCTGCAATACAGCGTCGGCACCTTCAGTGGCCTGAACGCCATCGCCGGCGCCTACGTCGAACGCAACCCGGTGGTGCTGATCAGCGCCAGCCCCACGGCGCAGAACCGCGAACTGATCTGGTCCCAGGATGTGCTGTTCCACCATTCCACCGGTGATCTGGAGGTGGGCCGCAAGGTCTTCGAGCCGGTGACCGTGGCCAGCCTGATCCTCGACGACAGCCTGCGTGCCCCGGCGCTGATCGACGAGGCGCTGGTCAAGGCCATCAGCGAGCGTCGGCCGATCTACCTGGAGGCCTGGCAGAACGTCTGGGGCGAGCCCTGCCCACCACCGCAGGGTGAACTGCGAGCGCTGCCAGCGCGTTGCGACACGCTGTCGATGAACGCCGCCATCGAGGCCAGCCTGCTGCGCCTGGACGGCGCTCGTTCGCCGCTGATCATGCTGGGCATCGAAATCGCCCGTTATGGCCTGCAGGAGCAGGCGATGCGCCTGATCGAGGCCAGCGGCCTGCCCTTCACCACCACCCTGGAAGCCAAGACCGTGGTCGACGAAAGTCACCCACAGTTCATCGGCACCTACGCCGGCCCCGCCTCGCGGCCCTGGACCCAGGCGTACATGCAGGATGTGGACTGCATCCTGGCCCTGGGGGTGATCTTCACCGACGACTACCTGCAACTGCTGCACGAGGATTTCAGCCGGATCATCCTGGTCAACAGCCAGCTGGCCCGCACCGGCCTGCAGTACTACCCCCACGTGCCGCTGCCGCAGTACCTGCAAAGGCTGCTGGGGGCCATGGGCCTGGACAGCGACTACCCATTGCGCAACCACGTCCCTGAACCGGTGCGCCCGCCCCTGTTGCAACAGGGCCTGGCCGACGATGCCCTGGGCTATGAACTGTTCCTGGAGATTCTCGATGGCTTTGCCCGGCAACAGAACCTGTGGGCCGACAGCAGCCTGATCCTCGGCGAAAGCTCGGCGCTGTATGCCGCCAGCAACATCAACGGCCTGCCCCGGGACAGCTTTGTCGCCGATGCCATCTGGGGCTCCCTGGGCCACGAGACCGGTTGTGCCCTGGGGGTCTACCTGGCCAGCGGTCGACGCCCCATCGTGGTGGCCGGCGACGGCGGCTTCATGATGATCTGCCAGTCGCTGTCGACCCTGGCGCGCAACCGGGTCAACGCCCTGGTGTTCGTCATGAGCAACGAGGTGTATGCCATCGAACAGGCCTTCGTCGACATCAGCGCCTTCGAGCCGGGCGGCCAGTTCGCCCCGTTCGACATCTTGCCCAGCTGGGATTACCCGGCCCTGGCCAAGGGCTTTGGCGCCGAGGGTTTCAAGGTCTCGACCCGCTCCGGGCTGGAACAGTTGCTGCCGCAGTTGCTCAAGCTCAAGGATCGCCCGGCCCTGATCCAGGTGGTGATTCCCCAGCAGGACCTGGCGCCACAGATCAGGCGCCTGGCCAAGCCGGACGGCGAGCTGTTCGTCGCCCGCCACAGCCACGACAACGACTGA
- a CDS encoding FAD-dependent oxidoreductase, which produces MQAQELELDVAVVGGGASGTYSAWRLQHEQGEQQRIGLFEYSDRIGGRLFSINLPGLPNVVAEVGGMRYIPGPTGHVLVDNLVKQLRLPSKAFPMGAPPPVGSLNNLFYLRGKRFRYRDFKEAPHKIPYDLAWSERGFGPEDLQVKVMNYVYPGFDQLSLCQQMQVKVFGKEIWKYGFWDLLYRVMSNEGYQFMKDAGGYDANVANASAVTQLPATEYSDDTTFLTLTKGFQSLPLTLAAKFAKLPGLLPAKQRVQMNQRLVKISYAKDRDFPYRLHFQSTVTEDGSTRDAEGSQVVKAKKIILAMPRRALELIDAPLFDDPWLKENLGSVLMQSAFKLFLAYEQPWWRSLGLVAGRSVTDLPVRQVYYMGTECEQPDGEPTLNSLLMASYNDIGTVPFWKGLEDGAPFVGHVPSSLAGQLQATEVVPRSEFQVSDEMVRVAQMQVTQVHDQVELPRPYSAVYHAWDADPYGGGWHEWKANYRIDQILCRMRHPVPDQQIHIVGEAYSMGQGWVEGALTVAESTLQDFFGLKRPSWLPKSYDLLPVPTPDGCALPGSEPLPCQDCGKTLNAVTTFAYEGIEHGQH; this is translated from the coding sequence ATGCAAGCTCAAGAACTCGAACTCGATGTAGCGGTTGTCGGCGGGGGGGCTTCAGGCACCTACAGCGCCTGGCGCCTGCAACATGAACAAGGTGAACAGCAACGGATCGGCCTGTTCGAATACAGCGACCGCATCGGCGGCCGGCTGTTCAGCATCAACCTGCCGGGCCTGCCCAACGTGGTCGCGGAAGTCGGCGGCATGCGCTACATCCCCGGCCCCACGGGCCATGTGCTGGTGGACAACCTGGTCAAGCAGTTGCGCCTGCCGAGCAAGGCCTTCCCCATGGGCGCGCCACCACCGGTGGGCTCGCTGAACAACCTGTTCTACCTGCGCGGCAAACGCTTTCGCTATCGCGACTTCAAGGAAGCGCCGCACAAGATCCCCTATGACCTGGCCTGGTCCGAGCGCGGCTTCGGCCCCGAGGACCTGCAGGTCAAGGTAATGAACTACGTGTACCCGGGCTTCGACCAGCTCAGCCTGTGCCAGCAGATGCAGGTCAAGGTGTTCGGCAAGGAGATCTGGAAATACGGCTTCTGGGATTTGCTGTACCGGGTCATGAGCAACGAGGGCTACCAGTTCATGAAGGACGCCGGCGGCTACGACGCCAACGTGGCCAACGCCAGCGCCGTGACTCAGTTGCCGGCCACCGAATACAGCGACGACACCACCTTCCTGACCCTGACCAAGGGCTTCCAGAGCCTGCCCCTGACCCTCGCCGCCAAGTTCGCCAAGCTGCCGGGGCTGCTGCCCGCCAAGCAGCGGGTGCAGATGAACCAGCGCCTGGTGAAAATCAGCTACGCCAAGGACCGCGACTTCCCCTATCGCCTGCATTTCCAGAGCACCGTCACCGAGGATGGCAGTACCCGCGACGCCGAGGGCAGCCAGGTGGTGAAGGCCAAGAAGATCATTCTGGCCATGCCGCGCCGGGCCCTGGAGCTGATCGACGCGCCGCTGTTCGACGATCCCTGGCTCAAGGAAAACCTCGGTTCGGTGCTGATGCAATCCGCGTTCAAGCTGTTTCTGGCCTACGAACAGCCCTGGTGGCGCAGCCTCGGGCTGGTGGCCGGGCGCTCGGTCACCGACCTGCCGGTGCGCCAGGTCTACTACATGGGCACCGAATGCGAGCAACCGGACGGCGAGCCGACCCTCAACTCGTTGCTCATGGCCTCCTACAACGACATCGGCACCGTGCCGTTCTGGAAGGGCCTGGAAGACGGCGCGCCCTTTGTCGGCCATGTGCCGTCCAGCCTCGCCGGGCAGTTGCAAGCCACCGAGGTGGTGCCGCGCAGCGAGTTCCAGGTCAGCGATGAAATGGTCCGGGTGGCGCAGATGCAAGTCACCCAGGTCCACGATCAGGTGGAGTTGCCACGGCCCTATTCGGCGGTCTACCACGCCTGGGACGCCGACCCTTACGGCGGCGGCTGGCACGAATGGAAGGCCAACTACCGCATCGACCAGATCCTCTGCCGCATGCGCCACCCGGTGCCGGACCAGCAGATCCATATCGTCGGCGAGGCCTATTCCATGGGCCAGGGCTGGGTCGAGGGCGCGCTGACCGTGGCCGAGTCGACCCTGCAGGACTTCTTTGGCCTGAAACGCCCCAGCTGGCTGCCCAAGAGCTACGACCTGCTGCCGGTGCCGACCCCGGATGGCTGCGCCCTGCCCGGCAGCGAGCCGCTGCCCTGCCAGGACTGCGGCAAGACCCTGAACGCGGTCACCACCTTTGCCTACGAGGGGATCGAGCATGGCCAGCACTGA
- a CDS encoding LysR family transcriptional regulator has product MAPDLTSIELFLKALTLGNLSRAAEQSHLSLSAASRRLSLLEQHFKVTLLIRTSTGVQPTAAGLALAEHARSLLRAVDVMHADLADFAKGATGRVSLYANSSAMSQELPRQLTQWSDLHPGIRVDIREERSREIILAVRDGVADVGIVTTRPRGQDLHYIPYCRDRLCLIVPQEHPFKMSHARFQDLLGYDFVGLEDNAAITPLITEAAAAVSMPLRLRVQVRSFEAVCRLIAAGQGVGVLPQGAVQIFRKEMALRFIEIDDPWADRQMFLCRRREQPSLASRELFDYLAGCGQAGAQAG; this is encoded by the coding sequence ATGGCCCCGGACCTGACTTCCATCGAGCTGTTTCTCAAGGCCCTGACCCTGGGCAACCTGTCCCGCGCGGCGGAGCAGTCGCACCTGTCGCTGTCGGCCGCCAGCCGGCGCCTGTCGCTCTTGGAGCAGCACTTCAAGGTGACGTTGCTGATCCGTACTTCCACCGGGGTGCAGCCCACGGCGGCGGGGCTGGCCCTGGCCGAACACGCGCGAAGCCTGCTGCGGGCGGTGGATGTGATGCACGCCGACCTGGCCGACTTCGCCAAGGGCGCCACCGGCCGGGTCAGCCTGTATGCCAACAGCTCGGCCATGAGCCAGGAGCTGCCCCGGCAACTGACCCAGTGGAGCGACCTGCATCCGGGGATTCGCGTGGACATCCGCGAAGAGCGCAGCCGCGAGATCATCCTCGCGGTGCGTGACGGTGTGGCCGATGTGGGCATCGTCACCACCCGGCCGCGGGGCCAGGACCTGCACTACATCCCTTATTGCCGCGACCGCCTGTGCCTGATCGTGCCCCAGGAGCACCCGTTCAAGATGAGCCATGCGCGCTTCCAGGACTTGCTCGGCTACGACTTCGTCGGCCTGGAAGACAACGCCGCCATCACCCCGCTGATCACCGAGGCCGCGGCCGCGGTGAGCATGCCCTTGCGCCTGCGGGTGCAGGTGCGCAGCTTCGAGGCGGTGTGCCGGCTGATCGCCGCCGGGCAGGGCGTGGGGGTGCTGCCCCAGGGCGCGGTGCAGATCTTTCGCAAGGAGATGGCCTTGCGTTTTATCGAAATCGACGACCCCTGGGCCGACCGCCAGATGTTCCTCTGCAGGCGCCGCGAGCAACCGTCCCTGGCCAGTCGCGAGCTGTTCGACTACCTGGCCGGCTGCGGGCAGGCCGGGGCGCAGGCTGGCTAG
- a CDS encoding tartrate dehydrogenase → MSRTNPAVKAPHRIAVIAGDGIGREVVPEGLRVLEAVSRRFGIALQFDHFNWCSEHYQAHGSMMPADWSEQIGDHEAIFFGAVGAPDIVPDHIAVWDSLLKIRRQFDQYVNIRPVRLMPGVPCPLAGRMPGDIDFIVVRENTEGEYSSVGGRMWEGTPREIALQESVFSRHGVDRVVKYAFELASRRPRRNLVAATKSNGIAITMPFWDERVEQIAKAYPQVDTRKFHIDILCAHFVQHPDWFDVVVASNLFGDILSDLGPACTGTIGIAPSANLNPERLYPSLFEPVHGSAPDIAGLGVANPIGQIWSAALMIEHLGQGDELYQRAAAAIVESIETVLAEGPRTREMGGNASTVDVGRAIAECLAGNRS, encoded by the coding sequence TTGTCCAGGACCAATCCCGCTGTAAAAGCTCCCCATCGCATCGCGGTGATCGCCGGTGACGGCATCGGCCGCGAGGTGGTTCCCGAAGGCTTGCGCGTGCTGGAAGCCGTCAGCCGGCGCTTCGGCATCGCCTTGCAGTTCGATCATTTCAACTGGTGCAGCGAGCACTACCAGGCCCACGGCAGCATGATGCCCGCCGACTGGTCCGAGCAGATCGGCGACCACGAGGCGATCTTCTTCGGCGCCGTGGGCGCGCCGGACATCGTGCCCGACCATATTGCGGTGTGGGATTCGCTGCTGAAGATCCGCCGCCAGTTCGACCAGTACGTGAACATCCGTCCGGTGCGGCTGATGCCCGGTGTGCCGTGCCCGCTGGCCGGGCGGATGCCCGGCGACATCGATTTCATCGTGGTCCGGGAAAACACCGAGGGCGAGTATTCCAGCGTCGGCGGGCGCATGTGGGAGGGCACCCCGCGGGAGATCGCCCTGCAGGAGTCGGTATTTTCCCGTCACGGTGTCGACCGGGTGGTGAAGTACGCCTTCGAGCTGGCCAGCCGCCGGCCCCGGCGCAATCTGGTGGCGGCCACCAAGTCCAACGGCATCGCCATCACCATGCCGTTCTGGGACGAGCGGGTGGAGCAGATCGCCAAGGCCTATCCCCAGGTCGACACGCGCAAGTTCCACATCGACATTCTCTGCGCGCACTTCGTCCAGCACCCGGACTGGTTCGATGTGGTGGTGGCCTCCAATCTGTTCGGCGACATCCTTTCCGACCTGGGCCCGGCCTGTACCGGGACCATCGGCATCGCGCCCTCGGCCAACCTCAATCCCGAGCGCCTGTATCCGTCATTGTTTGAACCGGTGCACGGTTCGGCGCCGGACATTGCCGGGCTGGGCGTGGCCAACCCCATCGGCCAGATCTGGTCGGCGGCGCTGATGATCGAGCACCTGGGGCAGGGCGATGAGCTTTACCAGCGGGCCGCGGCGGCGATTGTCGAGAGCATCGAGACGGTGCTCGCCGAAGGCCCGCGCACCCGGGAAATGGGCGGCAATGCCAGCACCGTGGACGTCGGGCGGGCGATTGCCGAGTGTCTGGCAGGCAACAGGAGCTGA